In candidate division WOR-3 bacterium, the following are encoded in one genomic region:
- the pheT gene encoding phenylalanine--tRNA ligase subunit beta, whose product MPVVTISPALLCRLMGKTLSEAEIARVLAELGCDIEEIDSQTGALKINLLPARPDLFDVCGLARALKGYLGIETGLAEYRFPDSGILVWVKPGLEEVRPFIASAVVRGLRFDDELVGVVMDLQENLHWGLGRDRRRASIGIYDLNTITPDIVYQPVRPDGVRFVPLGGSTLQTPEEILATHPKGQAYRHLLDGLSLYPLLADSKNRVLSMPPIINSEQTRVTPQTADIFIDVTGPEPDAVCRTLNVIAAVFADLGGRVERVKVQYPDGRVWNTPEMSPEPMVLELAEVRKIIGISLDTDEAAQLLRRMRYGAEPLSDRQIRVLVPPYRSDVMHTRDLIEDIAIAYGYHRLKPEILPTVTASQPRQLEEFCALVRRVMTGLGFIEIMSLNLSSPEAQFAKLGIADDSRTVVLENPISVEQRILRRHLLAGIMETFSFNSTQPYPQKIFEIGDIFTIEPQAETGARSRRHLGFGIADARTGFAELRQVLEALFREMDWELNLTPDDRMPFIAGRSAAIISPAGVALGYGGEIHPEILERLGVGVPVVLAEVEIEALLRS is encoded by the coding sequence GTGCGCTGAAGATCAACCTCCTGCCGGCAAGGCCGGACCTGTTTGATGTCTGCGGACTGGCAAGGGCGCTGAAGGGCTACCTCGGGATTGAAACCGGACTGGCTGAATACCGGTTTCCGGATTCGGGTATTCTGGTGTGGGTCAAGCCCGGGCTGGAGGAAGTCCGACCCTTCATCGCCTCGGCGGTGGTGCGCGGGCTGCGTTTTGATGATGAACTGGTGGGCGTTGTTATGGACCTGCAGGAGAATCTGCACTGGGGTCTGGGACGGGACCGGCGCCGGGCATCAATCGGCATCTACGATTTGAACACCATCACGCCGGATATCGTCTATCAGCCGGTTCGACCGGATGGAGTGAGGTTTGTTCCGCTGGGTGGAAGCACACTCCAGACCCCGGAGGAAATTCTTGCCACCCATCCCAAGGGTCAGGCATACCGGCACCTGCTTGATGGACTCTCACTCTATCCCCTGCTTGCCGACTCCAAGAACCGGGTGCTCTCAATGCCGCCGATCATCAACAGCGAACAGACCAGAGTGACCCCGCAGACTGCCGACATCTTCATCGATGTCACCGGACCGGAGCCGGATGCGGTCTGCCGGACCCTGAATGTGATTGCGGCGGTATTTGCTGATCTGGGTGGCAGGGTGGAGCGGGTTAAGGTCCAGTATCCGGACGGCAGGGTCTGGAACACCCCGGAAATGAGCCCCGAGCCGATGGTCCTGGAGCTGGCTGAAGTCCGGAAGATCATCGGGATCAGCCTTGATACTGACGAGGCGGCTCAGCTTCTCAGGCGGATGCGCTATGGCGCCGAGCCGCTCTCCGATCGGCAAATCCGGGTGCTCGTTCCGCCCTATCGGAGCGATGTGATGCACACCCGGGATCTGATTGAGGATATTGCGATCGCCTATGGCTATCACCGGCTCAAGCCTGAAATCCTGCCCACCGTCACCGCAAGCCAGCCCCGCCAGCTGGAGGAGTTCTGTGCCCTGGTGCGCCGGGTCATGACCGGTCTGGGGTTTATTGAGATTATGAGCCTCAACCTCTCCAGCCCGGAGGCACAGTTTGCAAAACTGGGCATCGCGGACGACAGCAGGACCGTGGTGCTGGAAAATCCGATCAGTGTTGAACAGCGGATTCTGCGCCGCCATCTCCTTGCCGGGATCATGGAAACCTTCAGTTTCAACTCCACCCAGCCCTATCCTCAGAAGATATTTGAAATTGGCGACATCTTTACCATTGAGCCTCAGGCAGAAACGGGTGCCCGGAGCCGGCGTCATCTCGGTTTCGGCATTGCCGATGCCCGAACCGGCTTTGCGGAGCTGCGCCAAGTATTGGAGGCGCTCTTCCGGGAAATGGACTGGGAGCTGAACCTCACCCCTGATGACCGGATGCCCTTCATCGCCGGCAGGTCCGCAGCCATCATTTCACCTGCCGGTGTTGCACTCGGCTACGGCGGTGAAATTCATCCGGAAATTCTGGAGCGGCTCGGCGTCGGCGTGCCGGTGGTGCTGGCTGAGGTGGAGATTGAAGCCCTGCTTCGGAGCTGA
- a CDS encoding TIGR02556 family CRISPR-associated protein has protein sequence MISAVRQIGNWLRKKEQSEKLTTLIQEPFKQGKVLLIKIDLDNNRYCGVELEDFDVSKTASYLYRRLSSNGPDCSPTSKLTEAEKTFYKKLLAFFNKHTGSSLLTTIGGLLNSNAEKIMDDINQYNTSLPKKEKNRLLTLKIKHQGSWRYVGDFPEFRNLLIENARAATDKAVAEDKICSLCGEKKSVTGDPRVFTFYTIDKPGFVAGGFNQKTAWKNFPVCEDCKLDLEEGRKFVEQNLVFKFYGFDYWLIPNFIIGTPETRSDIIDILVFSGKNVSLDRRVKRRLTNDEREILDLLKEQQDILTVNLLFLRKENSAERILLLLEDIFPSQIRQIYDAKDAVENIFGEEFTFARIRIFFSKSSEEKRENDLDKYFLTVTESVFKQRQIAPGFLFRFLMPAIRKEFIEDRHFRQRVTDGLMTLLFLIKRSVLKFQEAKDMNQSIFEPLFSRYGPVFGQPAKRGVFLLGALTQLLLNRQYTERKATPFRKYLKGLRMNERDFRELLPRVENKLEEYESFDKGKRLIAAEAARYLLAAGENWDIPSDELNFYFACGMNLYEDVAKILYPKEEQNG, from the coding sequence ATGATTTCCGCAGTGAGACAAATTGGCAACTGGTTACGCAAAAAAGAACAGTCAGAAAAGCTGACGACATTAATTCAGGAACCGTTTAAGCAGGGCAAGGTTCTGCTGATCAAAATTGATCTAGATAATAACCGGTATTGCGGCGTAGAACTTGAGGATTTTGATGTCAGCAAAACAGCAAGTTATCTTTACCGGCGGTTGAGCTCTAACGGACCGGACTGTTCACCGACATCAAAATTGACAGAAGCGGAGAAAACATTCTACAAAAAACTGCTTGCCTTTTTCAACAAGCATACGGGCTCTTCTCTACTCACAACGATCGGTGGGTTGCTCAACAGCAATGCCGAAAAGATCATGGATGACATCAATCAGTATAACACCTCTCTACCCAAAAAGGAAAAGAATCGTCTGTTAACATTGAAGATTAAACATCAGGGGAGCTGGCGTTATGTAGGCGATTTCCCGGAGTTTCGCAATTTGCTGATTGAAAATGCCAGAGCGGCAACCGATAAAGCGGTGGCAGAGGATAAAATTTGTTCGCTCTGTGGGGAGAAAAAGTCAGTAACGGGTGACCCCAGGGTATTTACCTTTTACACCATCGACAAACCGGGATTCGTTGCGGGCGGATTTAACCAGAAGACCGCTTGGAAAAACTTTCCGGTCTGCGAGGATTGCAAACTGGATCTGGAGGAGGGTCGGAAGTTCGTTGAGCAAAATCTTGTCTTCAAGTTCTACGGTTTCGATTACTGGCTGATTCCCAATTTTATCATTGGCACTCCAGAAACCCGCAGCGATATCATTGATATCCTTGTATTTTCGGGCAAAAATGTGTCCCTTGATCGCCGAGTTAAAAGGCGACTCACCAACGATGAGCGGGAGATCCTTGATCTGCTTAAGGAACAGCAGGATATCCTGACGGTCAATCTACTGTTTCTCCGAAAGGAAAACAGTGCAGAACGGATTCTGCTACTGCTCGAGGACATATTTCCATCTCAGATCCGGCAGATTTACGATGCCAAGGATGCGGTTGAAAATATATTCGGCGAGGAGTTTACATTTGCCCGGATCCGGATATTTTTCAGCAAATCAAGCGAGGAGAAGCGGGAAAATGACCTTGACAAATATTTTCTCACCGTTACAGAAAGCGTCTTCAAACAACGGCAGATTGCGCCCGGGTTTCTGTTCCGGTTTCTGATGCCTGCCATACGGAAGGAATTTATTGAAGACCGTCATTTCAGGCAGCGGGTAACTGATGGCCTGATGACGCTGCTTTTTCTGATAAAAAGGTCGGTGCTTAAATTCCAGGAGGCAAAAGATATGAATCAGAGTATCTTTGAACCTTTATTCAGCCGTTACGGCCCGGTCTTTGGACAGCCGGCAAAGCGGGGTGTATTTCTGCTCGGGGCATTAACTCAGTTGCTGCTGAATAGGCAGTATACTGAGCGTAAAGCCACTCCATTCCGCAAGTACCTTAAAGGTCTGAGGATGAATGAGCGGGATTTCCGGGAGTTGTTGCCCAGGGTGGAAAACAAGCTGGAGGAGTATGAGTCCTTTGACAAGGGCAAAAGGCTTATTGCCGCAGAGGCTGCGCGCTATCTCTTAGCAGCCGGTGAAAACTGGGATATTCCCAGCGACGAACTCAACTTCTACTTCGCCTGCGGCATGAACCTTTATGAGGATGTAGCAAAAATTCTTTATCCCAAGGAGGAACAGAATGGATAA
- a CDS encoding ferritin family protein, whose amino-acid sequence MNTSEAILNGLKEAMVAERTGIEFYRTAAERTRDEQGKAVFLRLAADEQKHLEYLQEQYRHLLKNTVSPVKLELPVTDTTGASPIFSPELKARINQAHWEMTALSVGLALEQASIARYRQLAAEAEGAELRRFFESLVRWEESHAAALQQQFNLLREDYWREAGFAPF is encoded by the coding sequence ATGAATACAAGCGAAGCGATCCTCAATGGCCTGAAGGAGGCAATGGTTGCCGAGCGGACCGGCATCGAGTTCTACCGGACCGCAGCTGAGCGCACCCGGGATGAGCAGGGGAAAGCGGTTTTTCTCCGGCTTGCCGCCGATGAGCAGAAGCATCTGGAGTATCTGCAGGAGCAGTACCGACATCTGTTGAAAAATACCGTGAGTCCGGTGAAGCTGGAGCTGCCCGTGACTGACACCACCGGCGCGAGCCCCATTTTTTCGCCTGAGCTGAAAGCCCGGATTAATCAGGCACACTGGGAGATGACCGCCCTTTCGGTCGGGCTGGCACTGGAGCAGGCATCAATCGCCCGCTACCGGCAGCTGGCAGCAGAAGCGGAAGGGGCAGAGCTGCGCCGGTTTTTTGAGTCGCTGGTGCGCTGGGAGGAGAGCCACGCCGCTGCCCTGCAGCAGCAGTTCAATCTGCTGCGCGAGGACTACTGGCGGGAAGCCGGTTTTGCCCCGTTCTAA
- the cas1 gene encoding CRISPR-associated endonuclease Cas1 gives MNLVINTWGAFLQKNGELFRVRSEDRITEISVRKVSSIIIATAATITTDALKLAIENNIDIVFVDEYGEPYARIWHSRFGSTTEIRRRQLGVAETDAGLELALAWVRRKLDGQIALLERLRTTRSRKSAEITTYIEKLRNCRQSLEGITGTVEERRGTIMGIEGSAGRIYFEALSFLMPEQFKFEGRSRNPAKDEFNALLNYAYGILYSRVERACVIAGLDPYVGILHTDNYNKKSLVFDIIENYRVWAEEVVVNLFAARKVLKEYFDRLHNGMLLNKEGRAVLIEAFTRFLDEPVRYSGRNIRRQDIIQLDCHRIASQLLGREDESD, from the coding sequence ATGAATCTGGTCATCAACACCTGGGGCGCATTTCTCCAGAAAAACGGCGAGCTGTTCCGGGTGAGGAGTGAGGACCGGATTACTGAGATCTCTGTCCGGAAGGTCTCCTCAATCATCATCGCCACCGCCGCCACGATCACCACCGATGCGCTCAAGCTGGCGATCGAGAACAATATTGACATTGTCTTTGTTGACGAATACGGCGAGCCCTATGCCCGGATCTGGCACAGCCGGTTCGGCAGCACAACCGAAATCCGGCGCCGGCAGCTCGGGGTTGCGGAGACTGATGCCGGACTGGAGCTGGCACTCGCCTGGGTCAGGCGCAAGCTCGACGGTCAGATCGCCCTGCTGGAACGGCTGCGCACCACCCGCAGCCGCAAGTCGGCGGAGATCACCACCTATATTGAGAAACTGCGCAACTGCCGGCAGAGTCTTGAGGGAATCACCGGCACCGTCGAGGAGCGCCGGGGCACAATTATGGGGATTGAGGGTAGTGCGGGCAGGATCTACTTTGAGGCGCTTTCCTTTCTCATGCCCGAGCAGTTCAAATTTGAGGGCAGGTCGCGCAATCCGGCAAAGGATGAGTTCAACGCCCTGCTCAATTATGCCTACGGTATCCTCTACAGCCGGGTGGAACGCGCCTGCGTCATCGCCGGACTGGACCCTTATGTCGGCATTCTCCATACCGACAACTACAACAAGAAGTCGCTGGTCTTTGACATCATTGAGAACTACCGGGTCTGGGCTGAGGAGGTGGTGGTCAACCTGTTTGCTGCCCGGAAGGTTTTAAAGGAGTACTTTGACCGGCTGCACAACGGCATGCTGCTGAACAAGGAGGGCAGGGCGGTGCTGATCGAAGCCTTTACCCGGTTTCTGGACGAGCCGGTGCGCTACTCGGGCAGAAACATCCGCCGCCAGGACATAATTCAGCTTGACTGCCACCGGATTGCCAGCCAGCTCCTGGGAAGGGAAGATGAGTCAGATTAA
- a CDS encoding zinc ribbon domain-containing protein — protein MRCPHCGEPVQPGQERCFACGEKLRVRRLHRGTGPDPRIIIFAAVLFVIALAGIMGVLLSGKKKQTAARKPVRVKPAVQLQDSLRGKRVSDSQKVRTGDEELMRLRERVEKVRARYEKVRSQVLGEKPTSEQQNLMSQIQRELGTMNSRIAELGAGVSSARRNEIQAEIAEIERRLNKLISDFARAPKSR, from the coding sequence ATGCGCTGTCCCCACTGTGGTGAACCGGTTCAGCCCGGACAGGAGCGCTGCTTTGCCTGCGGAGAAAAGCTGCGAGTCCGGCGCCTCCACCGCGGTACCGGACCCGACCCGCGGATTATAATCTTTGCGGCAGTTCTGTTCGTCATCGCCCTTGCCGGCATCATGGGCGTGCTTCTCAGCGGTAAAAAGAAGCAGACCGCCGCCAGAAAACCGGTGCGGGTCAAACCCGCAGTCCAGCTTCAGGATTCACTCCGCGGAAAGCGGGTGTCAGACAGCCAGAAGGTCCGGACCGGTGATGAAGAGCTGATGCGACTGCGGGAACGGGTGGAAAAGGTCCGTGCCCGCTACGAAAAGGTCAGGTCACAGGTCCTGGGCGAAAAACCTACTTCCGAACAGCAGAACCTGATGAGCCAGATCCAGCGTGAGCTCGGGACGATGAACTCCCGGATCGCCGAACTCGGCGCCGGTGTCAGCTCCGCCCGCCGGAACGAAATTCAGGCTGAGATCGCCGAGATTGAGCGCCGGCTCAACAAGTTGATCTCCGATTTCGCCCGCGCACCCAAAAGCCGTTAG
- the cas7b gene encoding type I-B CRISPR-associated protein Cas7/Csh2, translating to MDKTIENRSEILFVYDVVDANPNGDPNDENKPRIDEETGINFVTDVRLKRTIRDYLYEYKKQEVFIRETLNESGTRKTKKERLEEFKNNEELLKKCIDLRLFGATTAVEGKDRMTLTGPVQFKYGRSLHRVDLTYVKGTTVIPSGEGKEQGTFTERYILPYSLIAFYGIVNETAASTQEIPLTSDDIELMLEAIWHGTKNLISGSKFGQNPRLLLQIVYKPGNNYFIGELDRRLSIRAEKADEAIRNVSELKLEVGQLVDAIKAVNDIIEQVRIKIDDRLQLVRDGQPVDLATALRNEKINIQQFAF from the coding sequence ATGGATAAAACAATTGAAAACCGTTCGGAGATCCTGTTTGTTTACGATGTCGTTGACGCCAATCCCAATGGCGATCCCAACGACGAAAACAAGCCGCGGATTGATGAGGAGACCGGAATAAACTTTGTTACTGATGTCCGCTTGAAGCGGACGATCCGGGACTACCTTTACGAATACAAAAAGCAGGAGGTTTTTATCCGCGAAACTTTGAACGAGAGTGGTACAAGGAAAACCAAGAAGGAGCGGTTAGAGGAATTTAAAAACAACGAGGAGTTGCTGAAGAAATGCATTGACCTGCGTCTCTTTGGTGCGACCACCGCAGTTGAAGGCAAGGACCGGATGACGCTCACCGGACCGGTTCAGTTCAAATATGGCCGGTCGCTGCACCGGGTTGATCTCACATATGTCAAAGGCACGACGGTTATACCTTCGGGCGAGGGCAAGGAGCAGGGTACCTTTACTGAACGCTACATTCTGCCCTACAGTTTGATCGCCTTCTACGGAATTGTCAACGAAACCGCGGCGAGTACCCAGGAGATCCCCTTAACCTCCGATGATATCGAATTAATGCTTGAGGCGATCTGGCATGGTACCAAGAACCTCATTTCCGGTTCCAAGTTTGGTCAGAATCCGCGCCTGCTGCTGCAGATCGTCTACAAGCCTGGCAATAACTACTTCATCGGTGAGCTTGACCGGCGGCTCAGCATCCGTGCGGAAAAAGCGGACGAGGCGATTCGGAATGTCAGCGAGCTGAAACTGGAGGTTGGACAGCTGGTTGACGCAATCAAAGCGGTGAATGACATTATTGAGCAGGTGCGGATAAAGATCGACGACCGGTTGCAGCTTGTAAGAGATGGACAGCCGGTGGATCTCGCCACGGCGTTGAGGAATGAAAAAATAAACATTCAGCAGTTTGCATTCTGA
- the cas5b gene encoding type I-B CRISPR-associated protein Cas5b: MKVLAFDVWGDLAHFRKFYTTTSPLTFPFPPPPTIAGMLGAIYGTTKETNQHLKLFGGPECLLGVRIVNPVRKIRMGINLIDTKRDWTPKVRTQIRTEFVKSPRYRIYFAHQDAQIYQDLKQLIMEHRSVYTVALGLSELLADFGFGNEFEVQRVVPETPVDISTPITAGNLVPDGLVVETGKRYIKEKIPLIMNTDRVVERYDEVIYELDGKPIRANVRECWQLNNGELITFFRTSFSSGDSP; encoded by the coding sequence ATGAAGGTTCTGGCTTTTGATGTCTGGGGTGATCTTGCTCACTTCCGCAAGTTCTACACCACCACCTCACCATTGACATTTCCCTTTCCCCCGCCGCCCACCATCGCGGGCATGCTGGGCGCAATCTACGGTACAACCAAGGAAACCAATCAGCATCTGAAACTCTTCGGTGGTCCGGAGTGCCTGCTCGGGGTCAGAATAGTCAACCCGGTAAGAAAGATACGCATGGGCATCAACCTGATTGATACCAAGCGGGACTGGACACCCAAAGTCCGCACTCAGATCCGCACCGAATTTGTAAAGTCTCCCCGCTATCGTATCTATTTTGCCCATCAGGACGCGCAGATTTACCAGGATCTGAAGCAGCTGATCATGGAGCACCGCTCAGTTTACACAGTGGCACTGGGTTTAAGCGAACTGCTCGCTGACTTTGGCTTCGGAAACGAATTTGAGGTACAGCGAGTTGTGCCGGAGACACCGGTGGACATCAGCACGCCGATAACTGCGGGCAATCTTGTGCCGGATGGTCTGGTGGTGGAAACGGGGAAAAGATACATAAAAGAAAAGATACCGCTGATAATGAATACTGACCGGGTGGTTGAGCGGTATGATGAAGTGATTTACGAGCTGGATGGTAAGCCGATCCGGGCAAATGTGCGGGAATGCTGGCAACTGAACAATGGAGAGCTCATTACCTTCTTCCGGACTTCTTTCTCATCCGGGGATTCCCCTTGA
- a CDS encoding CRISPR-associated endonuclease Cas6, with protein sequence MKIEPLLLKLVINDKLSPEAARKVRGYIASFFRDNPVVHHHLPDGRLLYRYPVIQYKVINNDIIIIGIYEGVEVVKKIFEKVQALVIDSTWQEVVTKSLFSYSAEFGSAPQLLPYTFLSPWLALNEQNYQHYVCAGSPQARRELLERILVGNILSVAKGLGYTVTAPLTAELENIREVRTTLKGTPMLGFLGNFRVNFEIPEFLGLGKSVSRGFGTIGRL encoded by the coding sequence ATGAAGATCGAACCGCTGCTGCTCAAGCTGGTAATTAATGACAAACTGAGTCCGGAGGCAGCGCGCAAGGTTCGGGGTTACATCGCCAGTTTTTTCCGGGATAATCCTGTAGTTCACCATCATCTACCGGACGGCAGACTGCTCTACCGCTATCCGGTGATTCAGTATAAGGTTATTAACAATGACATAATAATAATCGGGATTTATGAAGGGGTTGAGGTAGTAAAGAAGATATTTGAGAAAGTACAGGCGCTGGTGATTGATAGTACTTGGCAAGAGGTAGTTACCAAGTCGCTTTTCAGTTATTCAGCAGAATTTGGTTCCGCACCTCAGCTTCTGCCCTACACCTTCCTCTCCCCCTGGCTGGCGCTGAATGAGCAGAACTATCAGCACTATGTCTGTGCCGGCAGTCCGCAGGCACGGCGTGAGCTGCTGGAGCGGATTCTGGTCGGTAACATCCTTTCGGTTGCCAAAGGGCTCGGCTATACCGTCACCGCACCCCTGACCGCTGAGCTGGAAAACATCCGCGAGGTCCGGACCACACTCAAGGGCACACCGATGCTCGGCTTTCTGGGCAACTTCCGGGTCAACTTTGAGATTCCCGAATTCCTCGGGCTGGGCAAGTCGGTATCACGGGGCTTCGGCACGATCGGCAGGCTGTAG
- the cas3 gene encoding CRISPR-associated helicase Cas3', whose product MESSLPSSGLLSHPGIPLEQHLILTAELAELFLGEKPQPLRQWLAPVVMINALVHDLGKATSFFQEYLRQDGTSRVPSRRSQHGLFSALCAYYLVSEIATEREAIFSFIAVRRHHGDLRDIADELLFDDEDRELLTCQLEAIPEPNFQLLVRHLQNGGLKAELSREQIRSWIDDFGGRMRGAWRRLRQDSADVNNYIKLNLIYSLLIDADKSAAVVKYPQVFHRNRVRLENIIEGYRRSVTFPSSPMNQLRESAYQEVINFKPEMGASVYSLNLPTGLGKTLAAVAFALRLRQQVQEQTGNPPRIIYALPYLSIIEQNANVLETVLEKNGITPASDILLKHHHLSDIYYRKGGGEREYDVDESQMLIEGWNSELVITTFVQLFHTLFTNRNRALKKFHRLINSVIILDEVQAIPVRYWRLIRHLLERLVAEYHVNIIFVTATEPLIFARQEVRSLINDKARYFKVLDRVRLHFDISRIQTIEELADRLIFEPDRSYLLIMNTISAARKLYAQLQTMGVAGCQYLSTHLTPKDRLQRIRKLAEQNRAGRPQIAVTTQLVEAGVDIDFDVVVRDLAPLDSINQTAGRCNRNAARQGDVYIVRLADEKQRQYCTYIYDPVLLNITEQLIGSCEQIAEKDFDDLIDRYYLEVQSRKSQYESAALLNAVAALKYDSTDEAPAVDNFQLIEEEPYKFDVFIEQDEEAEQVWECYQRLKETKDPYERYRRFLEIKSLFYQYVISVPRNIPNLPEMVGELGYVRRSQLRNYYHPDTGFIIKDERGTLIV is encoded by the coding sequence ATGGAGAGCTCATTACCTTCTTCCGGACTTCTTTCTCATCCGGGGATTCCCCTTGAGCAGCATCTGATACTGACTGCGGAACTGGCGGAGCTGTTCCTTGGTGAAAAACCACAACCGCTCCGTCAGTGGCTGGCGCCAGTTGTCATGATCAATGCCTTGGTTCATGATCTGGGCAAGGCAACCAGTTTCTTCCAGGAATATCTGAGGCAGGACGGCACCAGCCGGGTACCCAGCCGGCGTTCGCAGCATGGTCTGTTTTCAGCACTCTGCGCCTACTATCTTGTCAGCGAGATTGCAACGGAGCGGGAGGCGATTTTTTCGTTTATTGCGGTCCGCCGTCATCATGGTGATCTGCGGGATATTGCCGATGAACTGTTGTTTGATGATGAAGACCGGGAACTGCTCACATGTCAGCTGGAGGCGATACCGGAACCGAACTTTCAGCTGCTAGTACGGCATTTGCAGAATGGTGGGCTTAAGGCTGAGCTCAGCAGAGAGCAGATCCGTTCCTGGATTGATGATTTCGGCGGTCGGATGAGGGGAGCGTGGCGACGGTTACGTCAAGACTCGGCTGATGTCAATAATTACATAAAATTAAACCTGATTTATTCTTTACTCATAGATGCAGATAAGAGCGCAGCAGTAGTCAAATACCCTCAAGTATTCCACCGGAACCGGGTGCGACTGGAAAATATCATTGAAGGCTACCGGCGTTCAGTTACCTTTCCGTCATCGCCCATGAATCAGCTCCGGGAGTCGGCATATCAGGAGGTGATCAATTTCAAGCCCGAGATGGGCGCGAGTGTTTACTCTCTGAATCTTCCTACCGGCTTGGGCAAGACACTGGCAGCAGTTGCCTTTGCGCTCCGGCTCCGGCAGCAAGTTCAGGAGCAAACCGGTAATCCGCCGCGGATCATTTACGCCCTACCCTATCTGAGCATTATTGAACAGAATGCCAATGTTTTGGAGACGGTTCTTGAGAAAAACGGAATTACGCCTGCCAGTGATATCCTGCTCAAGCACCACCATTTATCCGATATTTACTACCGCAAGGGCGGAGGGGAAAGGGAGTATGATGTTGACGAGTCTCAGATGCTGATCGAGGGCTGGAATTCAGAACTGGTAATCACCACCTTTGTCCAGCTGTTTCATACGCTCTTTACCAACCGCAACCGCGCACTCAAGAAATTCCATCGGCTGATCAATTCTGTTATTATTCTTGACGAAGTGCAGGCAATTCCGGTGCGATACTGGCGCCTGATCCGTCATCTTCTGGAGCGGCTGGTGGCTGAATATCATGTCAATATTATTTTTGTTACCGCAACCGAACCATTGATTTTTGCCCGGCAGGAGGTGCGGTCATTAATCAATGACAAGGCGCGGTACTTCAAGGTGCTCGACCGTGTCCGATTACATTTTGACATCAGCCGGATTCAGACGATCGAGGAACTGGCTGACAGGCTGATATTTGAACCGGATCGCAGTTATCTTTTGATTATGAATACGATCAGCGCTGCCCGGAAGTTGTATGCACAACTGCAGACAATGGGGGTGGCAGGCTGTCAATATCTGTCAACTCATTTGACCCCGAAAGATCGCCTCCAGCGGATCAGGAAACTGGCGGAACAAAACCGTGCCGGCAGGCCCCAGATTGCGGTTACCACACAGCTGGTTGAGGCAGGGGTTGATATTGATTTTGATGTTGTTGTGCGTGATCTGGCACCGCTCGATTCAATCAATCAGACGGCGGGCAGGTGTAACCGGAATGCCGCCCGTCAGGGTGATGTCTATATCGTCAGACTGGCAGATGAGAAGCAGCGTCAATACTGTACCTACATATATGATCCGGTCCTGCTTAATATTACCGAGCAGCTTATCGGAAGCTGTGAACAGATTGCCGAAAAGGACTTTGACGATTTAATCGACCGCTATTACCTGGAAGTCCAGAGCCGCAAGTCGCAATACGAATCCGCAGCGCTCCTGAATGCTGTGGCAGCCCTTAAATACGATTCAACCGATGAGGCACCGGCGGTTGACAATTTTCAGCTGATCGAGGAGGAGCCCTATAAATTTGATGTATTTATTGAACAAGACGAGGAGGCAGAGCAGGTCTGGGAATGCTACCAGCGTCTGAAAGAAACTAAAGATCCGTATGAACGCTACCGCCGGTTTCTGGAGATAAAATCCCTGTTTTATCAGTATGTAATTTCGGTTCCGCGCAATATTCCAAACCTGCCGGAAATGGTTGGTGAACTGGGCTATGTCCGGCGGAGTCAGCTGCGAAATTACTATCATCCGGATACCGGGTTTATAATCAAGGACGAGCGCGGGACATTGATCGTATGA
- the cas2 gene encoding CRISPR-associated endonuclease Cas2, with the protein MSQINLVWVVYDITSNRTRSLIARACKNKGLYRVQKSAFLGRLNRTQIEELRVICEDIIDPETDSVYIFPMCEEDFRKVRLLGRAFDPELVSDEVKALFL; encoded by the coding sequence ATGAGTCAGATTAATCTTGTCTGGGTGGTCTACGACATCACCAGTAACCGGACTCGCAGCCTCATCGCCCGCGCCTGCAAGAACAAGGGGCTCTACCGGGTGCAGAAAAGCGCCTTTCTCGGCAGGCTCAACCGCACCCAGATTGAGGAGCTCAGGGTCATCTGCGAAGACATCATTGATCCCGAGACCGATTCGGTCTATATTTTCCCGATGTGTGAGGAGGATTTCAGAAAGGTCAGATTACTGGGCAGGGCGTTTGATCCGGAACTGGTAAGTGACGAGGTGAAGGCGCTGTTTTTATGA